The Cryptosporangium minutisporangium genome includes the window AGCTTCAACCCGTGCACCGGCAGGCTCGGCAGCATCGCCAGCCGGGACAGCCCGGTACCGAAGTCGTCGAGCGTGAGCTGGACGCCGCTCGCCGCCAACCCGCGCAGCACCGGTAGGTCGGCGTCGACCAGCAGGGCGTCCTCGGTGATCTCCAGGTGCAGCAGCTGCGGCGCGAGGCCGGTGCGGTCGAGCACCTCACGGACGTCGTCGACCAGGCGCGGTTCGTGCAGTTCGGCGGCGGAGAGGTTGACGCCGACGAACATTGGACGGCCGGCGTCGCGCTCCCACTCGACCGCCGCGCGGCAGGCATCCTCGCGCACACGGCGGCCGAGCCACCGGAACAGCTCGGGGCTCGCGGTGGCCAGGAACGCGGACGGTGGGAGCGTGCCGCGGGTCGGGTGCTCCCACCGGGCCAGCGCCTCGAAGCCCAGCACCTGCTCGTCGTCGAGCCCGACGATCGGCTGGTAGTACGGCACGACCTCGCCGCGCTCCAGGGCGGCGGGCAGTTCGCTGCGGTAGCCGGTGTCGAGCGGACGCCCGGTCCGCCCCACCCGCGCGGCCGTTTCGTCCGCGGCGGCTTCGGCCGAGGCGACCCCCGCGGCCCGGGCGGCGTCGGAGAGCTGCGCGCGGAGCGCCCGCTCGGCGCGCTGGCGAGCCACCAGGTCGGAGCTGCGGATCGCGTCCTGCTGCGCGAGTGTGCGGTCGTGGGCGGCCCTGGCGAAGCCGACGCCCACCGCGGCCAGCAGCTCCGCCAGCCGCGCGGGTGCCTCCGGGTCGGGTGGGTCGGCCCAATCGGTGTCGAGGTCGCCGGGGAACCGCTCGGCCAGCAACCGCAACGTCCGCCCGAGAGCGTCCGGTGCCGCGAACCCGATCGCCACGACACCCTCGCCGATCGCCCGTCCGGCGGCGGACGGCTCCGCCCGGCCGAGAAGTCCGTCGGCGGCCTGTTCGGCGAGCCGCCGCAGCCGGTCGGCGATCACCGTGCGGTCGTCCGGCACCCAGCTGGTGCCGCTCAAGTGCCGCGCCCACTCCCAGGCGAACACCGCGACCGTGACCGAGCGGTGGTCGACCTGTCCGACGGGGGCGGGCGGAGCAACCGGAGCGGTCGGAGCCCCGACGGGCACCGCGGGTCCGATGGGCAGGGCCGACCCGGCGGGCAATGTCGACCCGCCGGGCCCCGAGGTCACCGCTTCCACCCGACCGCGCCGTAGTTCCCGCACCAGGACGGATCCCGATCCGCCTCGTCCGGCCAGTCCGGCTTCCACTGCACA containing:
- a CDS encoding EAL domain-containing protein, producing MPVGAPTAPVAPPAPVGQVDHRSVTVAVFAWEWARHLSGTSWVPDDRTVIADRLRRLAEQAADGLLGRAEPSAAGRAIGEGVVAIGFAAPDALGRTLRLLAERFPGDLDTDWADPPDPEAPARLAELLAAVGVGFARAAHDRTLAQQDAIRSSDLVARQRAERALRAQLSDAARAAGVASAEAAADETAARVGRTGRPLDTGYRSELPAALERGEVVPYYQPIVGLDDEQVLGFEALARWEHPTRGTLPPSAFLATASPELFRWLGRRVREDACRAAVEWERDAGRPMFVGVNLSAAELHEPRLVDDVREVLDRTGLAPQLLHLEITEDALLVDADLPVLRGLAASGVQLTLDDFGTGLSRLAMLPSLPVHGLKLAGALLDPVRRLPFAAAQAGAEVLDMVTALADRLGLTTTVEGIENPAEADLARRLGIQRAQGWHYGHPIPRAALSERR